In Cutaneotrichosporon cavernicola HIS019 DNA, chromosome: 1, one DNA window encodes the following:
- a CDS encoding uncharacterized protein (Belongs to the aldehyde dehydrogenase family), whose protein sequence is MTAKTITNVIGSSIPTPASTFDVVHPGTGKVVHAVQRSTAADIAAAVDAAHGALPGWRSTLLSERKAILSRASALLKDEGSGWAKRLVEANVAETSCGAWWAGEQVGAVPHFIDALVGAADEALKEEMVEFHGSTYKLGREPYGVCLAIAAWNAVTLLTARAIITPLLAGNTVVLKSSEQVPGSQALWVELLRESGLPVGALNIVHVATEDAATLTPDLVADRRVRHVNFTGSTRVGSIIASLAGKNLKPTLMELGGKAPVVLLPDADIEVAASHIIFGAFMNAGQICMSSERVIVPASRYDELVAAIQKAWEGARGPARALFSTASAARVRELIQDAKGKGASDILAAAESEGEGEGEGAHVQPLILGPVHDEMRLHTEESFGPLCVLIPMPDQGGEEALIDEMVKLANDTEYGLSASVWGEDLERAEAVARRIDAGAVHINSPTPADSPVVPHGGWKNSGWGRFNGVEGIRGFTQMRSIEVPGKKAEGMPLHVFEL, encoded by the exons ATGACTGCAAAGACCATCACCAACGTGATCGGCTCGTCCATCCCCACCCCGGCCTCCACATTCGACGTCGTGCACCCAGGCACAGGCAAGGTCGTGCACGCCGTACAGCGCTCGACTGCGGCCGACattgctgctgctgtggATGCGGCACACGGCGCCTTGCCGGGATGGCGCTCGACTCTGCTGAGTGAGCGCAAGGCCATCCTCTCGCGTGCCTCGGCATTActcaaggacgaggggAGCGGGTGGGCGAAgcggctcgtcgaggccaacgTAGCCGAGACTAGTTGCGGGGCCTGGTGGGCTGGCGAACAAGTCGGTGCAGTCCCACACTTTATCGATGCGCTGGTGGGCGCAGCCGACGAAGCGCTCAAGGAAGAGATGGTCGAGTTTCACGGAT CAACGTACAAGCTAGGTCGGGAGCCGTATGGCGTCTgcctcgccatcgcggcGTGGAATGCTGTGACTCTCCTCACGGCGCGTGCAATCATCACCCCCCTCCTGGCCGGCAACACGGTTGTGCTGAAAAGTAGCGAGCAGGTTCCCGGTTCTCAAGCATTGTGggtcgagctgctgcgAGAGTCTGGTCTGCCCGTCGGCGCACTCAACATCGTCCACGTCGCAACAGAGGACGCAGCTACCCTCACTCCCGACCTCGTTGCGGACAGGAGGGTTCGACACGTCAACTTTACGGGCTCGACTCGCGTGGGGTCTATCATCGCCAGCCTTGCTGGCAAGAACCTCAAGCCCACGCTTATGGAGCTGGGCGGCAAGGCGCCTGTCGTACTCCTACCCGATGCGGATATCGAGGTCGCCGCTTCACATA TCATCTTCGGCGCGTTCATGAACGCGGGCCAGATCTGCATGTCGAGCGAGCGGGTCATCGTCCCTGCGTCGCGGTACGATGAGCttgtcgccgccatccAGAAGGCGTGGGAGGGTGCTCGTGGGCCTGCCCGGGCTCTGTTCTCGACCGcatcggcggcgcgagttCGTGAGCTCATCCAGGACGCAAAGGGCAAAGGAGCGTCTgacatcctcgccgcggcggaaagcgaaggagagggggagggagagggtgCTCACGTGCAACCCCTCATCCTGGGGCCTGTGCATGACGAAATGCGCCTGCACACCGAGGAGAGTTTTGGTCCGCTCTGCGTCCTGATCCCTATGCCAGACcagggcggggaggaggcgctgaTCGACGAAAtggtcaagctcgccaacgaTACCGAGTACGGCCTCTCAGCCTCTGTGTGGGGTGAGGACctggagcgcgccgaggccgttgCGCGCCGCATCGACGCTGGCGCGGTGCATATCAACTCGCCCACGCCTGCCGACTCGCCGGTGGTGCCGCATGGCGGGTGGAAGAATTCGGGGTGGGGACGGTTCAATGGAGTTGAGGGGATCAGAGGGTTTACGCAGATGCGCAGTATCGAGGTGCCGGGGAAGAAGGCAGAGGGGATGCCGCTGCATGTGTTTGAGCTGTGA
- a CDS encoding uncharacterized protein (Dehydrogenase): MPSLKGKRVLVVAGSRGLGAEIVKQAAERGAIVAINYAASKDRAEELCKSLQGSGHFVIQGDAFTHDGCDSIVAEAIKGLGGLDAVVSNQGATKFASWADLKSVSDEDWMKIYNANVMSHLWVIQAAEKELRANKGSFLISASVAGLYTNGSSMAYSVSKAGLIHLSKGLAKSLAPDVRVNAIAPGLMLTEWADGFSEAQVKMSTDAALLKKVSDVPDVAAAYIMLMENGSITGEILEISAGLGH; the protein is encoded by the exons ATGCCGTCTCTCAAGGGAaagcgcgtcctcgtcgttgccgGCTCGCGCGGCCTGG GTGCCGAGATTGTCAAGCaggctgccgagcgcggcgcgatCGTCGCCATCAACTACGCCGCATCCAAggaccgcgccgaggagctctGCAAGTCTCTCCAGGGGAGTGGACACTTTGTGATCCAGGGCGACGCGTTCACGCACGATGGCTGCGACAGCATTGTGGCCGAGGCGATCAAGGGCCTCGGTGGCCTCGATGCCGTCGTGTCCAACCAGGGCGCGACCAAGTTTGCTTCGTGGGCTGACCTGA AGTCCGTCTCCGATGAGGACTGGATGAAGATCTACAATGCCAACGTCATGTCGCACCTCTGGGTGATCCAGGCagccgagaaggagctgCGCGCGAACAAAGGCAGCTTCCTCATTTCGGCATCGGTGGCTGGGCTTTACACGAACGGCTCGAGCATG GCCTACT CCGTCTCAAAGGCCGGATTGATCCACCTCTCCAAGGGCCTGGCAAAGTCGCTCGCCCCCGACGTGCGCGTCAACGCAATCGCGCCTGGCCTCATGCTCACCGAGTGGGCGGATGGCTTCTCGGAGGCGCAGGTCAAGATGTCGaccgacgccgcgctcctcaagAAGGTGTCGGACGTTCCGGACGTTGCGGCGGCGTACA tcaTGCTCATGGAGAACGGCTCAATCACAGGCGAGATCCTCGAGATCAGCGCTGGACTGGGTCACTAG
- the scn1 gene encoding uncharacterized protein (TatD related DNase) has protein sequence MSSQEDLPPSIFPEITPFSFTQGSSALRKAKAVQNCSACRRRKTKCDRLWPCTPCKDRGEANLCEQYIKEPNDKPTGYTHVLDTSILANRVAQLEAVISRLLIRVDSVDAYNDLLNEWTDPLPAFKPKEQEEREAAERERADKFDTDKERPAKRRDSEATERSRQVSAGLAVKMAPPVTPAMLSLTPQRFPATNISIDTGSSGVGMGSTISPTAFGQQQQGMEGISMDMSYLGAGPGEAGPSNWLEFGNKPTPPMTQFFRDDHGEYEPASKAPSAHEHDAALALEGMALGRELLSNAIRGSEPHSRDDNDEPTPGSPLTFTSFIHHKRNSKLEGELKSFPQASQLPSIILGKYIINHFLENVDFRWRCLHRPTFEAQYAALSNRLRSKSVEFYRDELNSLALYASCLAVGIHFLDEDGYRDLNLNEEQAEDLAAKCWDLSYAALEASDWMQVHDIRSCQAIIIAGIYLSSARRANQHWTLLGSVTKIAMALGLASVPDENKIISGQVKRIPARWRNTIDREVARRVWYCLLELDQLFAIEYGFLYLISPEISQTTEPANVNDADIKPDQPVHSLPRDTYTDMSYFLQRLQLFYPFQGVVQNARRAGRMRYNFVVEANEELQRAIANTPPFFRENDTGTEHVVDAGQLYKLKRESIALSEGADLRLMRLHRYYFSEACHNPRYLLSKQTCLQCARRILNERTPRLTNVHYWGHTYCIFAATMVVIIYLSYALPQELEETKAQAESGIAQLRSLSRKRRTDLGESADVLTSLMNVQLERRVDAPSSELKRNFSEVDASEWEGWLPPDLVALARMNPGFLEVPTDPDAMQTGTGDAGLVFDNILEDLSFNHSNFILIVPPPDVESLQLPPAHILAHLTDAHCHPTDIEHPDATYVAVPLGGLAAMATNDDQDAVKALAETRGWPSDSTSSPIPGPKVIACFGHHPWFVHRFSLGPPPSKEEHYRVVFSPKPSQEALFANLLHHLPEPEDFAPHLERMRVNLTAARDAGRLALVGEIGLDATCRVRIHRGAKDTFLSPFKTAMTHQHEIARTQLSLADELGLPVSWHCVAASGATLDLFRDSFPRVRVDIHSLGGMAPEFLRTMAKCCPQVYFSPSLLITARGGVGAPAVRALPRDRVLVESDTHDLTRCTSLVWGAVQWIAECRGWRLEEGEEEWEMEDEDELFDDKGRLREPRADEVWAVRTIERNWARFMGIVDY, from the exons ATGAGCAGTCAAGAAGATCTCCCACCATCCATCTTCCCT gaaATCACCCCATTCTCATTTACACAAGGGTCGTC TGCTCTGAGAAAAGCAAAAGCGGTCCAGAACTGTAGTG CTTGCCGACGGCGAAAGACAAAGTGTGATCGACTCTG GCCATGTACGCCATGTAAAGA CCGCGGCGAAGCCAACTTGTGCGAGCAGTATATCAAGGAGCCAAATGACAAGCCAAC GGGATATACACACGTCTTGGACACGTCGATTCTCGCCAAccgcgtcgcgcagctcgaggccgtgaTCTCACGGCTCTTGATACGTGTCGACTCTGTGGACGCGTACAACGACCTACTGAATGAGTGGACGGATCCATTGCCAGCTTTCAAGCCAaaggagcaggaggagcgcgaggcagCGGAACGGGAGAGGGCCGACAAGTTTGACACGGACAAGGAACGACCGGCCAAGCGACGGGATTCCGAGGCAACAGAAAGATCGCGGCAAGTGTCGGCTGGGCTCGCCGTGAAGATGGCGCCGCCTGTGACACCAGCGATGCTCAGTCTCACGCCACAGCGATTCCCGGCGACCAACATCAGCATCGATACTGGCAGCAGTGGGGTAGGGATGGGCTCGACGATCTCTCCCACCGCGTTCGGGCAGCAACAACAAGGGATGGAGGGTATATCCATGGACATGAGTTACCTCGGCGCTGGGCCTGGGGAGGCCGGCCCGTCAAACTGGCTCGAGTTCGGGAACAAGCCAACCCCGCCAATGACCCAGTTCTTCCGTGACGACCATGGCGAATACGAGCCGGCCAGCAAAGCACCAAGCGCACACGAGCACGATGccgcactcgcactcgaGGGCATGGCTCTGGGCCGTGAACTGCTCTCCAACGCTATCCGGGGAAGCGAACCACACAGTCGCGACGACAATGACGAGCCCACACCAGGCTCGCCACTCACGTTCACGAGCTTTATTCACCACAAGCGCAactccaagctcgagggcgagctcaaGAGCTTCCCTCAAGCCTCTCAACTCCCGtccatcatcctcggcaAATACATCATCAACCACTTTCTCGAGAACGTGGACTTTCGCTGGCGCTGTCTCCATCGGCCAACGTTCGAAGCACAATACGCGGCACTCTCAAACAGGTTGAGATCCAAGAGCGTCGAGTTTTATCGAGATGAGCTCAACTCGCTGGCTCTATACGCGTCGTGCCTGGCCGTCGGTATCCAtttcctcgacgaggacgggtATCGCGACCTTAACCTCAACGAGGAGCAAGCGGAggacctcgccgccaagtGCTGGGACTTGTCGtacgccgcgctcgaggccagTGACTGGATGCAGGTGCACGACATACGCTCCTGCCAGGCCATCAT catcGCCGGAATCTACCTCTCAAGTGCGCGTCGCGCTAACCAGCACTGGACACTGTTAGGAAGCGTGACTAAGATCGCGAtggcgctcggcctcgcgagCGTGCCCGACGAGAACAAGATCATCAGCGGCCAAGTCAAGCGCATTCCCGCCCGCTGGCGCAACACCATCGACCGCGAagtcgcgcgccgcgtgTGGTACTGCCTTCTGGAGCTCGACCAACTGTTTGCGATCGAGTACGGTTTTCTGTACCTCATCTCTCCGGAGATCAGCCAGACAACCGAGCCAGCCAACGTCAACGACGCGGATATCAAGCCCGATCAGCCGGTGCACTCGCTCCCACGAGACACCTACACC GACATGTCGTACTTCCTGCAACGACTGCAGCTCTTCTACCCGTTCCAGGGGGTTGTGCAGAACGCGAGACGTGCCGGCCGCATGCGTTACAACTTTGTCGTTGA GGCGAATGAGGAGCTGCAGCGCGCGATTGCGAACACGCCGCCGTTCTTCCGCGAGAATGACACTGGCACAGAGCATGTCGTTGACGCGGGGCAACTGTACAAGCTCAAACGTGAGAGCATCGCTCTgagcgagggcgcggaccTTCGCCTGATGCGGTTGCACCGGTACTACTTCTCCGAGGCGTGCCATAACCC acgaTACCTCCTCTCCAAGCAGACATGTCTGCAATGCGCGCGTCGCATCCTAAACGAGCGCACGCCCCGCCTTACAAATGTGCACTACTGGGGCCACACATACTGCATCTTCGCAGCGACAATGGTTGTCATCATCTACCTGTCGTACGCCCTTCCtcaggagctcgaggagaccAAGGCTCAAGCCGAGAGTGGCATTGCACAGCTCCGATCGCTTTCACGGAAACGCCGCACCGACCTGGGCGAGAGCGCCGACGTCCTCACTTCGCTGATGAACGTACAGCTCGAGCGGCGTGTcgacgcgccgagctcggaaCTGAAGCGTAACTTTtccgaggtcgacgcgagcgagtgggagggttGGCTCCCGCCCGACCtggtcgcgctcgctcgcaTGAACCCCGGGTTCCTTGAGGTGCCGACGGATCCCGACGCGATGCAGACTGGGACTGGAGACGCGGGGCTTGTGTTTGATAACATACTCGAAGATTTAAGCTTCAACCATTCCAACTTTATCCTCAT CGTCCCACCACCAGACGTCGAGTCGCTCCAACTGCCTCCGGCTCACATCCTGGCACATT TGACCGACGCGCACTGCCATCCAACAGACATAGAACACCCCGACGCAACGTACGTGGCCGTGccgctcggcggcctcgcggCGATGGCAACAAACGACGACCAGGATGCGGTCAAGGCGCTGGCGGAGACTCGAGGCTGGCCATCAGACTCCACATCCTCGCCAATACCGGGGCCTAAAGTCATAGCGTGTTTTG gccACCACCCGTGGTTTGTGCATCGCTTCAGCCTCGGCCCACCGCCTTCAAAGGAGGAACACTACCGCGTCGTCTTCTCTCCCAAACCCTCCCAAGAAGCCTTATtcgccaacctcctccaccaccttcctGAGCCTGAGGACTTTGCTCCACACCTGGAGCGCATGCGCGTAAACCTCAcagcggcgcgcgacgcaggtcgcctcgcactcgtcggcgagattGGACTCGACGCAACCTGTCGTGTACGGATACATCGTGGCGCCAAGGacaccttcctctcgcCCTTCAAAACAGCCATGACCCACCAACACGAGATTGCGCGCACCCAACTCTCTctcgcggacgagctcggcctcccgGTCAGTTGGCACTGTGTGGCCGCAAGCGGGGCGACACTCGATCTCTTCCGCGACTCGTTCCCCCGTGTCCGCGTCGACATCCACAGTTTAGGCGGTATGGCGCCCGAGTTCCTACGCACCATGGCAAAGTGCTGCCCACAAGTGTACTTTTCTCCTtcgctcctcatcaccgCACGTGGCGGGGTCGGCGCCCCCgccgtccgcgccctcccAAGGGACCGCGTGCTGGTCGAGAGTGACACACACGATCTGACGCGCTGCACCAGCCTCGTGTGGGGCGCAGTCCAATGGATTGCCGAGTGCCGGGGCTGGCGgttggaggagggtgaagaagaatgggagatggaggacgaggacgagttgtTTGATGACaagggaaggttgagggAGCCGCGCGCGGATGAGGTGTGGGCTGTGAGGACGATTGAACGGAACTGGGCGCGGTTCATGGGCATTGTCGATTATTAG
- a CDS encoding uncharacterized protein (RNA polymerase III RPC4) — translation MSGRDEKPKLPRMPGQARRGRPSLVAAAAAAAPATADASVTSMLGEVDSILTTGGQAMDIDAPAPSAPVAPPVPVDVKPVIPRAGPSSAPMVPSRSGSGPSSRPITPGPPTASGDGLGPGPARLKFKPKMPIRRAVAEPEVKVEPVAVRGGRGRGIGRGRGAPRGRGGGRGAAPLVTVAAGPFGGTRSAGAIRRVIPPAPPRNYMADVTSAEVYSDNEDGPSHGGGGGGVIDIEAVSGLGESAPTSVYRLRDLDGGKAKAKAADKAKMKEAKRRKQDARNARAAHLAAGVAAPRIKDEPVSPSTTVAHLPEFRHGDSMIAADMEQDRDAEGRRVGGMDMSREISGVSTLSGSGDIDAANALDLSESEDEEYEEDMEGDFVFVPGMDNPEDKLFTFQFPTTFPRFASRDPQPEEEKKEDVKPPPAALRKKKVLPPPEGRVGTLVVMKSGKVKLVLGEGEQGIVMNVNAGVPSTFLTQLVHVDGKKHSTTVLGEVHKSYTAMPDVDRLLDQLFLNGGETPGDRERAARKEANRQARERGLVKMEPSSP, via the exons ATGTCCGGACGAGACGAGAAACCCAAGCTCCCACGTATGCCTGGACAGGCTCGCCGTGGGCGACCCTCTCtcgtggcggcggcggccgccgcagcccCAGCCACAGCGGACGCCAGCGTGACCTCGATGCTTGGCGAAGTGGACTCGATTCTCACTACTGGCGGCCAGGCAATGGACATCGACGCACCCGCTCCTTCTGCCCCAGTCGCTCCTCCCGTACCTGTCGACGTGAAGCCCGTGATCCCTCGCGCAGGTCCTTCTTCAGCGCCCATGGTGCCTTCGCGCTCCGGTTCAggcccctcctcccgtcCAATCACCCCTGGCCCCCCAACTGCGTCTGGGGATGGCCTAGGCCCCGGCCCGGCTCGCCTCAAGTTTAAGCCAAAGATGCCGATCCGCCGTGCGGTAGCTGAGCCTGAAGTCAAGGTTGAGCCCGTGGCCGTGCGGGGTGGTCGTGGGCGCGGTAttgggcgtgggcgggGTGCGCCTCGGGGACGTGGGGGTGGTCGTGGTGCAGCACCCCTCGTGACTGTCGCGGCTGGACCGTTTGGCGGCACGCGCTCTGCTGGAG CGATTCGCCGTGTTATCCCGCCGGCCCCACCGCGCAACTACATGGCCGACGTTACGAGTGCCGAGGTGTACTCGGACAATGAGGACGGTCCGTCGCAcgggggcggcggcggcggggttATCGATATCGAGGCGGTTAGTGGGCTGGGCGAGAGCGCCCCGACAAGCGTGTACCGCTTGCGCGACTTGGATGGaggcaaggccaaggccaaggcggcggacaaggccaagatgAAGGAGGCGAAGCGACGGAAGCAGGATGCGCGTAacgctcgcgcagcgcaTCTCGCGGCCGGTGTCGCGGCGCCGCGGATAAAGGACGAGCCCGTCTCCCCGTCCACGACCGTTGCACATCTCCCCGAGTTCCGGCACGGCGACAGCATGATCGCAGCGGACATGGAGCAGGACCGCGACGCGGAGGGACGTCGTGTCGGAGGGATGGACATGTCGCGCGAGATCAGTGGCGTGAGCACACTCTCGGGCAGCGGTGACATCGATGCCGCGAATGCACTCGACCTtagcgagagcgaggacgaggaatacgaggaggacatggaGGGCGACTTTGTCTTCGTACCGGGCATGGACAACCCCGAAGACAAGTTGTTCACGTTCCAGTTCCCGACCACGTTCCCTCGCTTTGCGAGCCGCGATCCCCagcccgaggaggagaagaaggaagacGTCAAGCCCCCTCCGGCGGCGCTgcggaagaagaaggtgctgccgccgcccgaggGGCGGGTCGGCACCCTGGTCGTCATGAAGAgcggcaaggtcaagctcgtgcttggcgagggcgagcaggGGATTGTGATGAAC gtGAACGCGGGCGTTCCGTCCACATTCCTCACGCAACTTGTGCATGTCGACGGAAAAAAGCACTCGACCACAGTGCTGGGCGAAGTTCACAAGAGCTACACTGCCATGCCCGACGTCGatcgtctcctcgaccagctgTTTCtcaacggcggcgagacgcctggcgaccgcgagcgcgcggcccgcaaggaggccaatcgccaggcgcgcgagcgggGCCTGGTCAAGATGgagccgagctcgccttAA
- a CDS encoding uncharacterized protein (Amidase), translating into MANDWKTRADAYKAQVLASIPEAWRLKSKPASKDVRFVAETSGILTPDEVKLLARDATQLAADIAARKFTAVQVVTAYCKSAAVAHQTTNCIMDFFPEEALARAKWLDDELERTGKTVGALHGVPISVKDMVAVKGTRMSAGYLGFLESDQGVSAEDAVITASFRAAGAVFYCKTTNPQSIMHLECNSFLGPTTNPFNTDLTPGGSTGGEAALIAAGGSVLGIGTDIGGSIRNPCANCGLYGFKPCASRLPKSGNMSGMPNQETIVGAIGPMGVSARDMELFVKVQLDAKPWKLDPGVVKMPWRPEEVEWIGGSKPRIGVQWNDGVVVPQPPMRAALKTAVDKLKAAGYEVVEVQPRKTWEAWLLLKELYYTDGGARVIEELGRTGEPLLPLTEWIMEGATEKTTTEVMNLVGRREAYRKDYAKHWESLNIDVMLLPPMPGPANVLGTSKYWLYTALYNLLDYPGAVFPTGVQVDPKNPEHARDQPREYLSEDDKRTAEEYTPEKFENAPIDLQIIGGHWEDEKVMEALKIISKVVNP; encoded by the exons ATGGCCAACGACTGGAAGACCCGCGCAGACGCGTACAAGGCACAGGTACTCGCCTCCATCCCCGAGGCATGGCGCCTCAAGTCCAAGCCAGCCAGCAAGGACGTGCGGTTCGTCGCTGAGACCTCGGGCATCCTGACTcccgacgaggtcaagctcctcgcgcgcgacgcgacgcaACTCGCAGCCGACATTGCCGCGCGCAAGTTCACCGCTGTCCAGGTCGTCACTGCGTACTGCAAGAGCGCGGCTGTTGCCCACCAGACCACCAACTGCATCATGGACTTCTTCCCGGAGGAGgctctcgctcgcgcaaagtggctcgacgacgagctcgagcgcacgGGCAAGACGGTCGGTGCTCTCCACGGCGTGCCGATCTCGGTCAAGG acaTGGTCGCGGTCAAGGGCACACGAATGTCGGCCGGGTACCTCGGGTTCCTTGAGAGCGACCAAGGTGTTTCGGCAGAGGACGCTGTCATCACTGCGTCGTTCCGCGCGGCTGGTGCCGTGTTCTACTGCAAGACGACCAACCCCCAGTCCATCATGCACCTCGAGTGCAACTCGTTCTTGGGGCCCACGACCAACCCCTTCAACACCGACCTCACGCCAGGAGGGTcgacgggcggcgaggctgcGCTGATTGCGGCCGGCGGTTCCGTCCTTGG CATCGGTACCGACATTGGCGGCTCGATTCGCAACCCCTGCGCCAACTGTGGGCTGTACGGCTTCAAGCCCTGTGCGTCGCGTCTCCCAAAGAGCGGCAACATGTCCGGCATGCCGAACCAGGAGACGATCGTCGGCGCAATCGGGCCGATGGGCGTCAGCGCTCGCGACATGGAGCTCTTTGTCAAGGtgcagctcgacgccaagccgTGGAAGCTTGACCCCGGAGTCGTCAAGATGCCCTGGCGCcccgaggaggtcgagtgGATTGGCGGCAGCAAGCCCCGCATCGGCGTTCAGTGGAACGACGGCGTAGTTGTGCCCCAGCCTCCTATGCGTGCCGCGCTCAAGACTgccgtcgacaagctcaaggccgcggGATacgaggtggtcgaggtaCAGCCCCGCAAGACATGGGAGGCGtggctcctcctcaaggagctGTACTATACCGACGGCGGTGCGCGTGTGATCGAAGAGCTTGGACGTACCGGTGagcccctcctccctcttACCGAGTGGATTATGGAGGGCGCGACGGAGAAGACGACCACCGAGGTCATGAACCTCGTGGGCCGGCGCGAGGCCTACCGCAAGGATTACGCAAAGCACTGGGAGAGCCTGAACATCGACGTCATGCTCCTCCCTCCTATGCCTGGGCCGGCGAATGTGCTCGGAACATCCAAGTACTGGCTGTACACGGCGCTGtacaacctcctcgactaCCCTGGTGCCGTGTTCCCCACCGGCGTGCAGGTCGACCCAAAGAACCCCGAGCACGCGCGCGACCAGCCGCGCGAGTACCtctccgaggacgacaagcGGACTGCCGAGGAGT ATACCCCCGAGAAGTTTGAGAACGCGCCAATCGATCTCCAAATCATCGGAGGCCAttgggaggacgagaaggtgATGGAGGCGCTGAAGATTATCTCCAAGGTTGTCAACCCCTAG
- a CDS encoding uncharacterized protein (Sugar (and other) transporter), with protein sequence MESKAAISHVEISTGGSVDKLDESASFTNPSHDRAIALAMARAADPGPRAFSPRAIQLLCIVLVVCMCSGDSGFDGTVMGAINSMIQFQAYFGLEGAAKSTGIVFGMYTVGQVAAAFLAAYLPDKFGRRWGMFIGNIILVVGAFLCGFSKNMGMLLAGRFLVGMGCSAAAAAGKSYLSEITSPWNRGRYMGLQNSFYYVGQLLASGIAIPMGRMATDWSWRVPMILQCMLAVINIAFVLFLPESPRWLFSRGHEEEAIKILAKLHSQDNDVNSPLVQMEVSEFRDSIALDGADQRWWDFRPLFNSHSGRYRFGMCVIVSCWGQLSGNGLITYYLPSLLQLAGIVNRDRQRVLNFVNSITSFAAALTGTAIVDKVGRRKLMLTAAISCTCGLAIVAGLLSDAGHKNAMRANAGITFIYLFMMCYSFGWTPLQGLYPAECLAFEVRAKGLALQGWFTNVFSLINTFGLPSALKALSWKTYLIFMVWDIVGVAVIYLFTVETKQLSLEELDEVFESKNPKKTSFALSAAARERAAEERKVLAAAGL encoded by the exons ATGGAGAGCAAAGCCGCCATCTCCCACGTCGAGATCAGCACCGGAGGCAGCGTCGACAAGCTTGACGAGAGCGCCAGCTTCACGAACCCATCCCATGATCGCGCTatcgcgctcgccatggCGCGCGCTGCCGACCCGGGGCCGCGCGCGTTCTCGCCCCGCGCCATCCAGCTCCTGTgcatcgtcctcgtcgtgtGCATGTGCTCTGGCGACTCGGGGTTCGACGGAACCGTCATGGGCGCCATCAACAGTATGATCCAGTTCCAGGCCTACTTTGGCCTTGAGGGGGCTGCCAAGAGCACCGGTATTGTTTTC ggtATGTACACTGTCGGTCAGGTCGCCGCTGcgttcctcgccgcctACCTCCCCGACAAGTTTGGTCGTCGCTGGGGTATGTTCATTGGCAACATTATCCTCGTGGTTGGCGCATTCCTCTGCGGCTTTAGCAAGAACATGGGCATGTTGCTCGCCGGCCGCTTCCTCGTTGGTATGGGCTGCTcggccgctgccgccgcagGCAAGTCGTACCTCTCCGAGATCACTTCGCCGTGGAACCGCGGCCGCTACATGGGTCTCCAGAACTCGTTCTACTACGTCGGGCAACTGCTCGCATCCGGCATCGCCATCCCCATGGGCCGTATGGCGACCGATTGGTCGTGGCGCGTCCCCATGATCCTCCAGTGCATGCTCGCCGTTATCAACATTGCCTTTGTCCTGTTCCTCCCCGAGTCACCGCGCTGGCTCTTCTCGCGTGGtcacgaggaggaggccatCAAAATTCTCGCAAAGCTCCACTCGCAGGACAACGACGTCAACTCGCCTCTTGTGCAGATGGAGGTCTCCGAGTTCCGCGACTCGATCGCACTGGACGGTGCCGACCAGCGCTGGTGGGACTTCCGCCCGCTCTTCAACAGCCACTCTGGCCGCTACCGCTTCGGCATGTGCGTCATTGTGTCGTGCTGGGGCCAGCTCAGTGGTAACGGTCTTATCACCTACTACCTCCCGTCTCTCCTCCAGCTTGCCGGCATTGTCAACCGTGACCGCCAGCGTGTGCTCAACTTTGTCAACTCGATCACCTCGTTTGCCGCCGCTCTCACGGGTACTGCGATtgtcgacaaggtcggccGGCGCAAGCTCATGCTCACCGCCGCAATTTCGTGTACTTGCGGATTGGCGATTGTCGCAGGTCTCCTCTCCGACGCCGGCCACAAGAACGCCAtgcgcgccaacgccggCATCACGTTCATCTACCTGTTTATGATGTGTTACAGCTTTGGTTGGACACCATTGCAAGGCCTGTACCCGGCCGAGTGCCTTGCGTTCGAGGTGCGCGCCAAGGGACTTGCGCTGCAGGGCTGGTTCACCAATGTTTTCTCGCTCATCAACACTTTCGGCCTCCCCAGCGCCCTCAAGGCCCTGAGCTGGAAGACGTACCTCATCTTCATGGTGTGGGACATTGTGGGCGTCGCGGTCATCTATCTGTTCACCGTCGAGACCAAGCAGCtgtcgctcgaggagctcgacgaggtgttCGAATCCAAGAACCCGAAGAAAACTTCGTTTGCGCTCTCCGCGGCTGCCCGCGAacgcgcggccgaggaacGCAAGGTGCTGGCCGCTGCGGGTCTCTAG